A DNA window from Novosphingobium sp. RL4 contains the following coding sequences:
- the gcvPB gene encoding aminomethyl-transferring glycine dehydrogenase subunit GcvPB, whose product MSAVNAAGWRPSMGETGDSGEKFVTSSGDYGLMLEEALSFELGAEGKCGVDLDTPARAPAAGLSRFLRKAAPALPGLTEPETVRHYTRLSRQNYAIDLGPFPLGSCTMKHNPRLNEKMARLPGFSDVHPLQPQKSVEGALEVIEQLADWLITLTGMASVAMSPKAGAHGELCGLLCIRAALDARGEKRDVVLVPESAHGTNPATAAFAGFKVQSIPATPEGRVDLDALKAKLGPNVAGVMITNPNTCGLFEPEMKAIGDAVHAAGGYVYCDGANFNAIVGKVRPGDLGVDAMHINLHKTFSTPHGGGGPGAGPVVLSEALAPFAPLPFVTRGDDGRVHLVEEENAGEGHAQAFGRMVAFHGQMGMFTRALTYILSHGADGLRQVAEDAVLNANYVLRSCEDLLPAPFAKSGPCMHEALFSDAGLAEGFSTLDIAKGLIDEGFHPMTVYFPLVVKGAMLVEPTETESKAGLDRFIGSLRSLAQRAKDGDQSLHSAPHFAPRRRLDETLAARKPVLVWQGQPGVPATPSLSEIGGS is encoded by the coding sequence ATGAGCGCGGTAAACGCAGCGGGCTGGCGTCCGTCCATGGGTGAGACGGGCGATTCCGGTGAGAAATTCGTAACGTCGTCAGGCGATTATGGCCTGATGCTGGAGGAGGCACTGAGCTTCGAACTCGGCGCCGAAGGCAAGTGCGGGGTCGATCTCGACACGCCCGCCCGTGCACCGGCAGCGGGGCTTTCCCGGTTTCTGCGCAAGGCCGCGCCCGCCCTGCCGGGCCTGACCGAGCCGGAGACGGTGCGCCACTACACGCGCCTCTCGCGCCAGAACTACGCCATCGACCTCGGGCCGTTCCCGCTCGGTTCGTGCACGATGAAGCACAACCCGCGGCTCAACGAGAAGATGGCCCGCCTGCCGGGCTTCTCCGATGTCCATCCGCTCCAGCCGCAGAAGTCGGTCGAAGGTGCGCTTGAGGTTATCGAGCAACTGGCGGACTGGCTCATCACGCTGACCGGCATGGCCTCGGTGGCGATGAGCCCGAAGGCCGGTGCCCACGGCGAGCTTTGCGGGCTGCTCTGCATCCGCGCCGCGCTCGATGCGCGGGGCGAGAAGCGCGACGTCGTGCTGGTGCCGGAGAGCGCCCATGGCACCAACCCGGCGACCGCTGCGTTCGCCGGCTTCAAGGTCCAGTCGATCCCGGCGACCCCCGAAGGCCGCGTCGATCTCGATGCGCTCAAGGCGAAGCTGGGACCGAACGTCGCGGGCGTGATGATTACCAATCCCAACACCTGCGGCCTGTTCGAGCCGGAGATGAAGGCGATCGGCGATGCTGTTCATGCGGCGGGCGGCTACGTCTATTGCGACGGTGCGAACTTCAACGCCATCGTCGGCAAGGTGCGCCCCGGCGACCTCGGCGTCGATGCCATGCACATCAACCTGCACAAGACCTTCTCCACCCCGCACGGCGGCGGCGGACCTGGTGCAGGGCCGGTGGTGCTGTCCGAAGCGCTGGCGCCTTTCGCGCCGCTGCCGTTTGTCACGCGCGGTGATGATGGCCGTGTCCACCTCGTCGAGGAGGAGAACGCGGGCGAGGGCCATGCGCAGGCGTTCGGCCGCATGGTCGCCTTCCACGGCCAGATGGGCATGTTCACCCGCGCGCTGACCTATATCCTCAGCCACGGCGCGGACGGTCTGCGCCAGGTTGCCGAGGATGCGGTGCTCAACGCCAACTACGTCCTGCGTTCGTGCGAGGACCTGCTGCCGGCACCTTTCGCCAAGAGCGGCCCGTGCATGCACGAGGCGCTGTTCAGCGACGCCGGTCTGGCAGAGGGCTTCTCCACGCTGGACATCGCCAAGGGCCTGATCGACGAGGGCTTCCACCCGATGACGGTCTACTTCCCGCTGGTGGTGAAGGGCGCGATGCTGGTCGAGCCGACCGAGACCGAGAGCAAGGCCGGGCTCGACCGCTTCATCGGTTCGCTGCGCAGTCTTGCCCAGCGCGCCAAGGACGGCGACCAGAGCCTGCACAGCGCACCGCACTTCGCACCGCGCCGCCGGCTTGACGAAACGCTCGCGGCGCGCAAGCCTGTGCTCGTATGGCAGGGCCAGCCGGGTGTGCCGGCAACGCCCTCGCTCAGCGAGATCGGGGGAAGTTGA
- a CDS encoding DMT family transporter, which yields MNAAPSRQDRPLLALGLRLMAMVMLSTMFMLVKLAGRHGVSAAEMVFWRQAMSVPLIAGWLLATGRIGQLKTRRVSSHAFRATSGTLGLVCNVTAAMLLPLPVGTTLGFTAPLFAVLITAIVLRDKVGPWRWLAVVLGFAGVLVITRPGGETGALPLAGLAAGLGAGVIVAVVSFQIRDLARTEAPIACVFWFAFFGSLFAAVLLPFYGQSHEPRVWLLLVAVGLAGTLAQLLITAALRHGAVATVVVMDYTALIWATAYGYTIFGDLPPASTWLGAPLIIAAGLIITWREHYLSKRISPTSSLDESAIEETVPTAR from the coding sequence GTGAACGCCGCCCCATCCCGTCAGGATCGCCCCCTTCTCGCACTTGGCTTGCGGCTGATGGCGATGGTCATGCTCTCGACGATGTTCATGCTCGTCAAGCTGGCCGGTCGCCACGGCGTATCTGCAGCCGAGATGGTGTTCTGGCGGCAGGCCATGTCAGTGCCGCTCATCGCCGGGTGGCTGCTGGCGACCGGCCGGATCGGCCAGTTGAAGACCCGCCGGGTCTCCTCCCATGCCTTCAGGGCGACCTCGGGCACGCTCGGCCTCGTCTGCAACGTCACCGCCGCCATGCTGCTGCCATTGCCGGTGGGCACGACACTCGGCTTCACGGCGCCGCTCTTCGCCGTGCTCATCACCGCGATCGTCCTGCGCGACAAAGTGGGGCCATGGCGATGGCTGGCGGTCGTGCTCGGTTTCGCGGGAGTTCTCGTCATCACCCGCCCCGGTGGGGAAACCGGGGCGCTTCCTCTCGCAGGGTTGGCCGCCGGGCTCGGCGCCGGAGTGATCGTCGCCGTGGTCAGCTTCCAGATCCGCGACCTCGCACGGACAGAGGCACCCATCGCCTGCGTGTTCTGGTTCGCCTTCTTCGGTTCGCTTTTCGCAGCCGTGCTTCTGCCGTTCTACGGTCAGTCCCACGAGCCCCGCGTCTGGCTGCTGCTTGTGGCGGTGGGGCTGGCGGGCACCCTTGCCCAGCTCCTTATCACCGCAGCACTTCGCCATGGAGCGGTGGCCACCGTCGTGGTCATGGACTATACCGCGCTGATCTGGGCGACGGCCTATGGCTACACCATCTTCGGCGACCTGCCGCCTGCCTCCACCTGGCTCGGCGCGCCGCTCATCATCGCCGCCGGGCTCATCATCACCTGGCGCGAACACTATCTTTCGAAGCGAATTTCGCCGACCTCGTCGCTGGACGAAAGCGCGATCGAGGAAACCGTGCCTACCGCAAGGTGA
- the gcvT gene encoding glycine cleavage system aminomethyltransferase GcvT has protein sequence MSEYPISDSDQEEAPPAPLLLPLDGWHRERGGRMVEFAGYIMPVQYEGIMAEHLWTRESAGLFDVSHMGQLYISGEGVEAALETALPIDLSTLKTGSVRYSLLLDENGGILDDLMVTRWETGFYLVVNGATKWDDIGTLRELLPDDVTLNHLDDSALLALQGPKAAEALERLVPGVSALTFMKGGAFKLGGVDAWISRSGYTGEDGFEIAIPGESAAMIAELLCGEPEVKPIGLGARDSLRLEAGLPLYGHDMDPERGPVEAGLAFGINKRRRLEGGFPGAERVQRDFAQGTAQKRIGLKLEGRQAAREGAKVFHGEQEVGVVTSGGFSPSLQHPVAMAYVDAAVAADGTALSIEIRGKKLDATVAAMPFVPNRYHR, from the coding sequence TTGAGCGAATATCCGATTTCCGATTCCGATCAGGAAGAAGCACCCCCGGCGCCGCTGCTGCTGCCGCTTGACGGCTGGCACCGTGAGCGTGGCGGCCGCATGGTCGAATTCGCCGGTTACATCATGCCCGTTCAGTACGAGGGCATCATGGCCGAGCATCTCTGGACCCGCGAGAGCGCCGGGCTGTTCGACGTCAGCCACATGGGCCAGCTCTACATCTCCGGCGAAGGCGTGGAAGCGGCGCTCGAAACGGCGCTTCCCATCGATCTGTCGACCCTGAAGACCGGTTCGGTGCGCTATTCGCTGCTGCTCGACGAGAACGGCGGCATCCTCGATGACCTCATGGTCACGCGCTGGGAAACCGGGTTCTACCTCGTCGTGAACGGCGCGACCAAGTGGGACGATATCGGCACGCTGCGCGAACTGCTACCGGACGACGTCACTCTCAATCACCTTGATGACAGCGCCCTGCTGGCGCTCCAGGGCCCCAAGGCCGCGGAAGCGCTTGAGCGTCTGGTGCCCGGGGTTTCCGCATTGACCTTCATGAAGGGCGGCGCGTTCAAGCTGGGCGGCGTCGATGCCTGGATCAGCCGCTCGGGCTACACCGGCGAAGACGGGTTCGAGATCGCGATCCCCGGCGAATCCGCCGCGATGATCGCCGAGCTGCTGTGCGGAGAGCCGGAAGTGAAGCCGATCGGCCTTGGTGCGCGCGATTCGCTGCGCCTCGAAGCCGGCCTGCCGCTCTATGGCCATGACATGGACCCGGAACGCGGCCCGGTCGAAGCCGGCCTCGCTTTCGGCATCAACAAGCGCCGCCGCCTCGAAGGCGGCTTCCCCGGTGCCGAGCGCGTCCAGCGCGACTTTGCGCAAGGCACCGCGCAGAAGCGCATCGGCCTCAAGCTCGAAGGCCGGCAGGCGGCGCGTGAAGGCGCCAAGGTTTTCCATGGAGAACAGGAGGTTGGAGTGGTAACTTCGGGCGGTTTCTCGCCTTCGCTCCAGCATCCCGTCGCCATGGCCTATGTCGATGCGGCAGTGGCCGCTGACGGCACGGCCCTTTCGATCGAAATCCGGGGCAAGAAGCTCGACGCAACGGTCGCAGCCATGCCCTTCGTCCCCAATCGCTATCACCGCTGA
- a CDS encoding entericidin A/B family lipoprotein, with product MVKKLVLALVAGGIVFSAAACNTVKGAGQDIESVGKAGDDAINR from the coding sequence ATGGTCAAGAAACTCGTTCTCGCGCTTGTCGCCGGAGGCATCGTCTTCTCCGCAGCAGCCTGCAACACCGTGAAGGGCGCTGGCCAGGACATCGAATCGGTCGGCAAGGCCGGGGATGACGCCATCAACCGCTGA
- the gcvH gene encoding glycine cleavage system protein GcvH, whose protein sequence is MTRYFSQEHEWLEVEGDLGTVGITDYAQGQLGDITFVELPEAGAAFGKGDSVAVVDSVKAASDVYTPVSGTIAEANAALTDEPELVNTDAEVGGWLFRITLSDASELDALMDEAAYQKYVESL, encoded by the coding sequence ATGACCCGTTATTTCTCGCAGGAACACGAGTGGCTTGAAGTCGAGGGCGACCTCGGCACTGTCGGCATCACCGATTACGCACAGGGCCAGCTTGGCGACATCACCTTCGTGGAGCTGCCCGAAGCTGGCGCTGCGTTCGGCAAGGGCGATTCCGTTGCCGTGGTGGATTCGGTAAAGGCCGCCTCGGACGTCTACACCCCGGTTTCGGGCACGATTGCCGAAGCTAACGCCGCGCTGACCGATGAGCCGGAACTGGTCAACACCGACGCCGAAGTGGGCGGCTGGCTGTTCCGCATCACCCTCTCGGACGCTTCGGAACTCGACGCGCTCATGGATGAGGCCGCGTATCAGAAGTACGTCGAAAGCCTCTGA
- the gcvPA gene encoding aminomethyl-transferring glycine dehydrogenase subunit GcvPA, whose product MRYLPLTPADRAEMLGVIGADTVDDLFVDVPAEARLSGPIAGLPLRASEMAVERHMSALAAKNLSAGSAPFFLGAGAYRHHVPASVDHLIQRGEFLTAYTPYQPEIAQGTLQVLFEFQTQVARLFGTDIANASMYDGSTACWEAILMAARVTRKDRAVLSGGLHPHYGEVVRTMAKFTEDDIVSLSPELVAEADDAAVIAAIDDKTSCVVVQYPDILGRIPDLAAIAEAAHAKGALLVAVVTEPVALGMIEAPGVLGADIVVGEGQSLGVGLQFGGPYLGLFGCREKFVRQMPGRLCGQTVDAEGKRGFVLTLSTREQHIRREKATSNICTNSGLCALAFSIHLTLLGGDGLARLAAVNHDRTQALVERLTAVPGVTLLNDAYFNEVTLVLPRDAREVVRELADRKVLGGVSLGRLFPEASELHNGLLVTATETVTDEDIETFAKELEGVLA is encoded by the coding sequence TTGCGCTACCTGCCCCTGACCCCCGCCGATCGCGCCGAGATGCTCGGCGTCATCGGTGCCGACACGGTGGACGACCTGTTCGTCGACGTGCCCGCCGAGGCCCGGCTTTCCGGCCCCATCGCGGGGCTGCCGCTCCGCGCCAGTGAAATGGCCGTCGAACGGCACATGTCCGCGCTTGCGGCGAAGAACCTCTCGGCCGGTTCGGCCCCGTTCTTCCTCGGCGCCGGTGCCTATCGCCACCATGTTCCGGCCTCGGTCGATCACCTGATCCAGCGCGGCGAGTTCCTCACCGCCTACACGCCTTACCAGCCGGAAATCGCGCAGGGCACGCTTCAGGTGCTGTTCGAGTTCCAGACCCAGGTGGCGCGCCTGTTCGGCACCGACATCGCCAATGCCTCGATGTACGACGGTTCGACCGCGTGCTGGGAGGCGATCCTGATGGCCGCGCGCGTCACCCGCAAGGATCGCGCCGTGCTCTCGGGCGGCCTGCACCCGCATTACGGCGAAGTGGTGCGCACCATGGCGAAATTCACCGAGGACGATATCGTCTCCCTCTCGCCCGAACTGGTGGCAGAGGCGGACGACGCGGCGGTGATCGCGGCGATCGACGACAAGACCTCCTGCGTCGTCGTCCAGTACCCTGACATCCTCGGGCGCATCCCCGATCTCGCTGCGATCGCCGAGGCAGCCCATGCCAAGGGGGCGCTCCTGGTGGCCGTCGTCACCGAGCCGGTTGCGCTCGGCATGATCGAGGCGCCCGGCGTGCTGGGTGCGGATATCGTCGTGGGCGAGGGCCAGTCGCTGGGCGTGGGTCTCCAGTTCGGCGGGCCTTACCTCGGCCTGTTCGGCTGCCGCGAGAAGTTCGTGCGCCAGATGCCGGGCCGTCTTTGCGGGCAGACCGTGGACGCTGAGGGCAAGCGCGGCTTCGTGCTGACGCTCTCTACCCGCGAGCAGCATATCCGCCGCGAAAAGGCCACGAGCAATATCTGCACGAATTCAGGGCTTTGTGCGCTGGCTTTCAGTATTCATCTCACGCTTCTGGGCGGTGATGGACTGGCCCGGCTCGCTGCGGTCAATCACGATCGCACCCAGGCGCTCGTCGAACGGCTCACGGCTGTTCCCGGCGTGACGCTGCTGAATGATGCCTATTTCAACGAAGTCACGCTGGTCCTGCCGCGCGATGCGCGCGAAGTCGTGCGTGAACTGGCGGACCGCAAGGTGCTGGGCGGCGTGTCGCTCGGGCGCCTGTTCCCCGAGGCGAGCGAACTGCATAACGGCCTGCTCGTCACCGCGACGGAAACCGTCACGGACGAGGATATCGAGACCTTCGCCAAGGAACTGGAAGGAGTGCTGGCATGA
- a CDS encoding DUF1453 domain-containing protein has protein sequence MAWRFRSLEKARPLRLPLLWVAPLIVSAAVSLALYGMPPSILGWLALLAGFAVGGGIGMQRSRLMRLHVEGEGDEARVMMRQSPLALVLVLAVFAVRRLILPGGMGVQGDPHAANALLMTDAMLGFVLGMVVVSRLILWQRARSMVADHITDS, from the coding sequence ATGGCCTGGCGTTTCCGCAGCCTCGAAAAGGCGAGGCCGCTCCGTCTTCCCCTCCTTTGGGTCGCGCCGCTGATCGTTTCGGCGGCGGTATCCCTCGCGCTCTACGGCATGCCGCCGAGCATTCTGGGCTGGCTGGCGCTGCTTGCCGGCTTTGCGGTCGGCGGCGGCATCGGCATGCAGCGCTCGCGCCTCATGCGCCTTCATGTCGAGGGGGAGGGCGACGAGGCCCGCGTCATGATGCGCCAATCACCGCTGGCGCTAGTGCTCGTGCTCGCGGTGTTCGCCGTGCGGCGGCTGATCCTGCCGGGCGGAATGGGCGTTCAGGGTGATCCTCATGCCGCCAACGCTCTGCTCATGACCGATGCCATGCTGGGTTTCGTGCTGGGCATGGTGGTAGTGAGCCGCCTGATCCTGTGGCAGCGTGCGCGCTCGATGGTGGCGGATCACATCACCGATAGCTGA